From Fusarium musae strain F31 chromosome 8, whole genome shotgun sequence:
TTCCGTTCCTGAGGAACTCATCAAGGCTGCCCGCCTTCTTTCAGAGAACTGGAAGCCATCCTCCAACGACCTCGACGGTGGCTACGCAGCCGACGTTCAGCACTTGAAGGACACCTTCTTGTACAAGAACAATGACACCAATATGATGCCTCCCATGCTTCAATACGACTCAGGATTGATCAAGCCTGTCCTCGAGCCGCCGTCTGCATTTCGATACAGTGAAAATGATACTGATGTCCCTGAACATGTAgttgacaaggacaaggacctGTACAAGAGGGCCAGCTCAGACTGGTGGATGGCTACTATCTCTCAGAGAGGTTCTAGCCCCTTTGCTCCGTCTGGATATCAAGTCTGGCGCGATGTCAAAGACTTTGGTGCCAAAGGTAAGTGGACCTCAACATAGATTGAGCCTGTGAGCTGCATGTATTCTTCTAACCGCGAGATAGGCGATGGAGTTGCTGACGATACGGATGCTATTAACAAAGCCATCTCTAGTGGTGGTCGATGTGGTGGCGGCAAATGTACAGGAAGCACAATCTACCCAGCAACTGTATACTTCCCTCCAGGTACATACAAAGTCAGTTCTTCTATCATCCAGTACTACAACACTGAAATGATTGGCAATGTAAGTTATGTACTTGGCTCATTCGCTACCGACCTATCTCACAAGTACAGCCACTTGACCTTCCGACCATCATCGCGGCACCGAGTTTCGTCGGTCTTGGTGTTATCACTTCCAACGTAAGTGCAAGAGGTGTTTTTATCAATTCATCGAGTTTGACCAAATACACAGGTTTATACAGGAGAGACCTCTGAATGGTAATATTTCCTACAGGCAAGTGCGTCACAAGCTAACATGGATCTCTAGGTACCTGAATCAGAACAACTTTCTTCGGAGTGTCCGCAACTTCATCATTGATGTCCGCCCAACACCTGCAAACGCGCAAGTCTGTGCGATTCACTGGCAAGTTGCGCAAGGTACTTCACTCGAGAACATCCACTTTTACATGACAAAGTTCAAGGATGATCCCAAGACAACGCAGCAGGTAAGTGCTTCCACGAAGCTTTGGCAATAGCAATTAGCTGACGGTAACTGCAGGGTATCTACATGGAGAACGGTAGCGGTGGCTTCCTTTCCGACTTATACTTCGTCGGAGGAAAGTTCGGGTGAGTTGATTAAACCAGTCTACACGACTTTGATCCCTCTTCACTAACATTTGGATTACTAGAGCGTACATGGGCAATCAACAGTTCACGGCCAGTGGTCTTTACTTCGAAGAGGCCGAGACAGCTATTCAGATCCATTGGGATTGGGGATGGACCATGCAGAACATTGTCGTTGACAACTGCAACACCGGTCTTACCATTGTTGGTGGCGCAGGAGGGGTAAGCTCTCTTGACTATAACCTCGCTTACAGATAGATACTAATAATCTAGCCTATGAGTACTGGTCAGGGAATCGGCTCTCTTCACTTGACCGACCTACGCTTCCATTACGTCAAAGTCGCAGTCTCAACCTCTGTCATGTCCGACAACTCCACCGCTTTGCTACTCAGTAATTCTGGCTTCTACAACGTCGACACAATCGTTCAAGACACTTTCAAGAACCAAGTCCTTCTTCGGGGCGGTAAAGGAACTGTGAATGTCGACACTTGGGGTTTCGGCAGAGTCACCAGCGCCAACGGTACAACGGCCTTCCACAATGGCGCCAATCTCGACAGCCCAGTGAGAAACGACTCTCTCGTCACTGGAGGACGAAAGCAGTTCTTCACTAGGCGCCGTCCAAAGTATGACGACCTAGGCTTCAGTCAGATTCTCGATGCGAAGGCGTACGGTGCCAAGGGTGATGGCAAGACTGATGACACAGCTGTTCTGAAACACCTCTTTTCGGCTGCCGCCAACATGTCTGCGATTGTATATGTTCCATTTGGTGTATATATCATCACAGACACCGTTGAAATTCCAGTTGGTTCTCGGGTTATCGGGCAGGCTTGGCCTCAGATCATGGCTACTGGCTCCAAATTTGCCGACGCCCTCAAGCCTCGTGTCGCTGTTCGTGTAGGCCTTCCAGGCCAGGTCGGTGTTGTCGAGATCCAaaacatgatgatgacggtcAAGGGAGCTACGGCTGGTGCCATCATGATGGAGTGGAATGTACACGAGTCTGGCCAAGGCTCGGCAGGTCTATGGGGTACGTTTCATTTCCTATAACGAAGTGCTTGAATATCTCGGCTAACATTCTGTTCTAGATACCCACTTCAGAGTTGGAGGCGCCGCGGGAACAGATCTCACAGTCAAGGACTGCCCCAAGCTATCTGGCAAGGTCAATCCAAACTGTGTCGCCGCGTCTCTTATGCTTCACCTGACCCCCGACTCTTCTGGTTATTTTGAGAACGTCTGGATGTGGACAGCAGATCATGATTTCGATACTGCCGACCAGACCCAAGTTGACATCTACGTTGGTCGAGGGATGCTCATCGAGAGCCAGGGTCCAACATGGCTATGGGGTACATCAGTTGAACACTGCATACTATACCAATACCAACTATCTAGTGCTCAGAATGTTGTGATGGGCCTGATTCAGACCGAAACTCCCTACTTCCAGTCTTTTCCAGAAGCACCGGCGCCTTTCAAACCAGGCGCTTTCCCTAACGATCCTGAGTTCCACAACTGTACCAAGACCTCCAAGTCTTGTGCTATGGCCTGGGCTCTACGTATCATTGACTCGTCGGCAGTCCACGTTCTGAGTGCCGGTCTTTACTCCTTCTTCAACCGTTACGATCAGACATGTCTCAACTCTGGGAGGCACGACTGCCAGGACAAGATCTTCTATACGGAGCAGAGCTATGATATCTGGGTTCAGAATCTCGTCACGCTCGGCAGTATCGAGATGGTCAGTCCCCTCAACGGAGTTCCCACGCTGGGCAAGCCAAACAGAAACGGCTTCGCTTCTTCGATTCTGGCCTGGCTTGGAGGTTCCAAGAATATCACCGGCCAGCGTACTTTTGAAGGCTACAGGATCCATACTGAGAAGACGCTTGACATTGATCGTTTCCCCGAGGCGTGTCAGAATGCTCTTACATCTCTTATACGTTGTGACAACTATACAGAGGAGTGGACAACGGCTTCATACCACGGAGTTCTCCCTAGGGAGGTTGACGTCGAGTCTGTTTGCGACAAGGGCTGTGCACAGGCTATCTCAGATTGGCGATCAGCCGTCGATACCTACTGCGGTAATGCGACGTGGCATAATGGTGCTGGTGCCGGTGTCTTGGGGTCTTTTGTTTCACAAGGTATCAACGAGACATGTCAAACAGACAAGACTGGAAAATACTGCAATGGTAAGCAACTTGAACATCTCAATCTATTTGTTTCTATTCTAACGTCTATTCAGATATCATCAACAAGTTCACCGTTGTCAACAGTATCGACAAGATGCCAACCAACGAACTCTGTTCCGACTGCTACGTCGGTCGACTCAAGATGATGCAGGCTAGTCCCTTCTCGTATTACAACCGAAATTCTTTCTTTGAGAGTGCTCTGAAGCAAGCAGTGAAGCGTTGCTCACTGTCGAATCAACCCACCGCCGCCAAAGATTCGCCTTTCCCCCCAGAGCCTTCCGAGCCCGCCTTCTGTCTCTCTGAAGTCACGTACACCACCAAGGCTGGCGATACCTGCGACTCTTTAGCCACCAAGTACAGCGTCTCTTCAGCAGCATTATTCATGGGTAACCCCGGTATTATCAACTGCACCAACATCGTCGAAGGGGTTAATCTGTGTCTACCGCTCCAGTGCAACACCTTTACGCTCGAGAAGGGCGACAGCTGCATGTCTGTCGCCGCAGTCACAGGACTTGATCAGGGAGACATTCGCTCTTTGAACCCTTGGGTCCATCCACTTTGCAACAATCTTCAGGACGGCACCGAGACTCTCGGTCGAGTCATTTGCATTACACCGCTTGGTGGCAAGTACGAGCACGACGTGAACACCACCAACTCAGACCCGGCATATTCTGAGTATGCTGACAAGGCTGTTTCACCACCCAGTGGAGCGACTCTGGCTGATAAGACCATCAAAGACTGTGGCCGATGGTATACCGTTCAAAAGGGAGATACCTGCGCTGTAGTTCTGGTCCAGTATCACATCAGTCTTCCCCTCTTTGTACAAGCCAACCCTTCAGTTTCGGAGGGTACTTGTACCACCGATCTTGTCCCAGGCCGAACTTACTGTGTCGGTCCAACGAAGGGAGCTTTCGCGGCGAAGCCTCAGCCAGTTCCTCCTTTCCATCGCTTCGGATGCTTTGCCCGTGCGGCGGACACGACGAATCGCTCTGTCCTGACTCTAGCCGACGCGCAGCACGTCAAGCCCATGTCCATCGTAGCTTGTCAGTCCTACTGTTTGCAACGTGGCTGGACCGTCTGGGGAATCCAGAACGGCGACTCGTGTTTCTGCGACAATCAGCTTCGTATGGATAGTCAGATCATTGACGATTCCAAATGCAACATGCACTGTAACGGTAACACCACAAACGTCTGCGGCGGTAAGGATGCTATCGAAGTGTTTGGCGATCAAGATATGTTACGTATTCAGTACGAGAGTCTTGGTTGCTACTCGTGGAGCAAGCAAGCCATACGTGGTACCACAGGTGGCGACACTATAGAGTCTTCTGATGAGATGTCTGTCGATGCGTGCGCAAGTCTGTGCACTGTGACCAAGAAATCCGACTTCTTTGCTCTCTGGGAGGGCAATCTCTGCACTTGCGGAAGGGAAATGACACCAGGAGCTAAGACGACTAGTATGGATGAATGCAATGTAGCTTGTAGCGGTCAGCTTGGAGATATTTGTGGTGGAAAAGGAGTGGCAGAGGTCTTTACAACCAAGACTAAGAATGTTGTAGCTAGCTAAGAACATTAAAGCTTCCTTTTTCGTGCTGCTTGGCTCCTGGGGTCGTCACTCTTACCTTGTCACATACTATTAGACTTGGCAGTTATGAAAGCATTCAATACAAAAGAGACCGCCCTTATACAATATCTATCCACACTCTCCCTTATCTTAAGGTTAGAATGACAGTATTGGTTGCCGGCTGATACTTccatcactcactcatcttGCCTCATTCCTGAAGCATGATCAACTGGTGACAACAGTCTCTTGCATTCAATGCTCTCATGTCTAACTGGGTCTCATATTAGACATATGGCTCATGATCCCACTCCTCCAGTTCCTTTGAATCGCAAATCCACAAATTGTCCTGGTGTGTCTGCGCCTTGAGCCACATATCTCGAAGACTTACGCCCCCGCCCTCCCAACGCGCGGCATAAAACCAAGCTCCGAGTGCAACAATAGGTACTTTACGCGGCCTCTATATTTCTCGCCGTTAAACATAGTTTCGTCTGAATCCCTATCCAAATCCGCATCATATGCCCAGACCCAGCAGGGATCcaactcttcatcgtcgggATCATTAGGAATTAGCTCAATTGGAATAACGATAAATGTATTCTGTAACATTCCAGGGGACGAGAGAGATTTTCTGTGCTCACTGAAATGTCTGTCAAACGATCAGTACGATGTATCGTCCAACTGCTCCCCACCACTTACTTGCGAAAGGCatcttctttgttcaagCCTTCATACGTAGGCGGAGTAGCCCAATCTTCTGTTTTCAACGCCATGAGCTCATCTGCCCTCCCTTGGCAATGAATACTCGGCCACGATAGCCGGGGCATATCAATGACCATGACCCACGTGTCCTTCCATGTATGGCCATACATCTCTTCGACTTCTTGTGTTTTGTAATAGGTGAACCGCCACGGCTGTTGGACATTGAGTATATGCTGAACCCAGTTTGGTGGCTTGTGGGATACCTGCTTCCAGATCTCATGTAAGGTGTCGCTGAAGTCGTACTCTGACTGAGACAATTCATTATCAGAGAGTTGCTCAAGGGCAGGAATCAACCACTTAGCATTCCTGCGAGCCGCTTTCATTTCGCTGCGTCGGGCGACCTCTCTAGCCTGCTCACTTCGAGTCTGCAGCGCGTCTTCTTGAAACCGTGACCTGTACACTTCATCCAACGTCATATTGTTGCCATCAACATAGAACAAGTCGCAATAGACCAAGACCCAAGCGTCCTTAGTTATAGCAGGATATGGAATACCATCAAAGCCTGCAACACTGGTGATAAGAGACTCGCCATGCTTGCTCAGACCTTTCGTAATCCTCCTCACCATGTTGCTCTCGTCATCAGGATAGCAGGCTCGTCCAAGTAGGGCCTTTTGGAGAGGTGggttcttctcaatctccagAGGATTAGTAAGAGCCAGCTCAACAAGATCCCGGCCTGCGACCGCTTCCTCAAGACGTCGGGTCCATCGCTCCCTTTCAACTAGAGTCTTGACTCTGATCAACTCCTCTCTCGGAAGATGTTGTATGCGTTGGCGGCGATCTTTGGGCTCAAGGTGTAATACACTCCTGTAAAGCTCGAGGTTTGGGTCCATAATCGCGGCCATGGTGAGGCGTGAATGACAAGTTAACAATGATTATGAGGGGTTTCAGGCTgtgtttttcttcttgtctgaGCGACGGCCCCAGTTACTGCCAGAGACTTGGAGGTCCTCGACGCAAAGCGCCCCATCGCTTCTCTGCTCAGTCTTGATTCGGATGTGAAATGCACTCGCAGATGTGACGATCTCGAAGTATCTAGCTGACATCCTGGTCTTGAATGTGTAAATCGTCTGAACTTAGGAAGACTGTTAGTCTAAACTCATAAAAGGGCGCCCCAAACTTAGGATAATTTAGCTTAATCTCTTCATCGCTTAGGTTCAAGATGTTACGTTTTCCCATGGCGCATCAACGGTTCCGGGTTACAGATGAAAGCAATCGGCGTTCTTGGTAAAGCACGCAATTTATAAGTCGATGGCAGCTGAGGCTGGTCAAATGGTCTGCTTGATGTTTTTCTAAGAAAAGTGAAGTTGAAGTaaggaaaagaaatatcacagaagaagaatccAGAACGTAAAGCAAAATGCAATAGTTGTGTTGATGGGGCCGCCAATGTGGAGCGTGAATCAATGTGAACGAACGTCATGGCGCTTCCCGTCGGTTTTCCAGCCAGTGCCTAAGCCTCAGGCCGATAAGATAAGCGAGGTGGGCCCGCCATCAATTTGCAGGATAGCCATTTGACCATGTCAAACTTGTCCACCTAAAGAAGTGTTCCACGGTTAATAATGACAACCCTTGAGCCTCGACACCTTGCGCGAAATTGCGGCATCGATTGTACCGTGATTAGAACTACAAAGGACTTACTTACCAAGCACTTTACGTACGCGTCGGTCAATTAAGTAGTACAAGTTGTGCATGGAggaaataattaattaaacaTCTTGATCTAACTCGATGTGAAATGTGACAAGTCAGTAGCAGCACGATCACACTGCTGCCACATAGAAACCCTCTTAATCGCCATCTCCCCGCCATCATGCTTTTCCCACGTCGGATACCACTTATCCTTGGCCTTCCAGAAATCCGTCCTCGGGGAATTCGCATCGTTCACCCACGGCTTACCATCCACATCATCCGGAAACCAACCCGACGTTCCCCCAACAGCCAGCGCAATGATCAGGTAGAACGGCCGATCAAAGGGCGTCGCGTTGCTGGTGCCAGGGCCGGTCCACGGATTGGAGATCTGGGACCCGTTGAGAAGGGCTTGATGGAAACCGCCGTGCTGGTAGAATGGGTGATTGAACTTGACGTACGTGACTTGTGCGATGCGGTGGTCTAGCCATGTGAAGAGATACTTGTCCGACCACTCCAGTCCAAAGGTATGAAAGTCTTTATGGAATGTCGTGCGTAGCGTATTTCTCGCCCCAGAAGTGCTCTGCCACCGATCAGTGGAGGTATCCAGCCCCCAGTGCAACTGCGTCGAAACCTGCTGGTTCCCGCGCCCATTATCATAAGTGTAATTATTCCCCCTCACCATCCCGATATCGATCTCGCCAGACGCAGGCCACGCGCCGTAGTAGTCCTTTGCTGGAAACATCATGAGCTGAGAGAGGAGCCAATCTCCCGCTGCCAGCTTAGCGACGATCTCGACGCGGCCGTAACGGATGACGCCAAAGTTCTTGGTTGTAATCCTGCCGGATTTCACGGGCGCAACGATTTCGCCGGCGGTGAGGTTTGCGACTTGAACGCAGTCTTGGGTTGTTGTGGCGGAGCAGGTTCCGTGGGCTGTGAGGTTTATCTTTGTTGTTTCGGAGAGGTATTTGTCGGTTTGGAGGGtgggtttgatgatgagttgacCGTCGCGGACGAAGACGTTTTCATCCGTGTCTGTCGTCAGCGAAAACTCGCCGTTTCTAGAGTCGGACATGCTTGTTAGTACTTGTCACCATCGCCAGGCGGGGAGTTTCAACGTACCCGTATCCTCCGACCTCTACCTGCTTATTCCATATCGTAGAGTTGAAGCCATTCGAAAAGTCATCCGTAAAGACTGTGCAGTATTGATGTTTATCAACTGACTTATAGCCACTCCATGTCAGAAGTCCTATTGCTAACAGTCCGACAGCGATGCCGAAAGCTGGGATGATTGTGATCCATATGGCGCGAGGGTCCTTTACCGCGAGGTATGGTCTCTCGACAGTGCCCTTTTTCACTCGGCGGGAATGGAAGTAGGGACGCTGGGGGAATCTCTTCTTGAGTGAAGACTCTGTTGAGCTTTGAGCTGCGAGGCTCGGTCTGACCAAGTCTTCCGTGGAGTTGGCATGGCTTGTAGAGGCGATGTATGATCCAGAGGATCTAATGGCAGTACTCGACATAGTGGCAGAGACTTGCAATATCCAGTGTATT
This genomic window contains:
- a CDS encoding hypothetical protein (CAZy:GH55~EggNog:ENOG41) codes for the protein MAHANRAIIANPRPNRLEVLNSTELRKTEKAPPPLDYRNGTSKSLNARDSGNGTSKDLRYSVPEELIKAARLLSENWKPSSNDLDGGYAADVQHLKDTFLYKNNDTNMMPPMLQYDSGLIKPVLEPPSAFRYSENDTDVPEHVVDKDKDLYKRASSDWWMATISQRGSSPFAPSGYQVWRDVKDFGAKGDGVADDTDAINKAISSGGRCGGGKCTGSTIYPATVYFPPGTYKVSSSIIQYYNTEMIGNPLDLPTIIAAPSFVGLGVITSNNNFLRSVRNFIIDVRPTPANAQVCAIHWQVAQGTSLENIHFYMTKFKDDPKTTQQGIYMENGSGGFLSDLYFVGGKFGAYMGNQQFTASGLYFEEAETAIQIHWDWGWTMQNIVVDNCNTGLTIVGGAGGPMSTGQGIGSLHLTDLRFHYVKVAVSTSVMSDNSTALLLSNSGFYNVDTIVQDTFKNQVLLRGGKGTVNVDTWGFGRVTSANGTTAFHNGANLDSPVRNDSLVTGGRKQFFTRRRPKYDDLGFSQILDAKAYGAKGDGKTDDTAVLKHLFSAAANMSAIVYVPFGVYIITDTVEIPVGSRVIGQAWPQIMATGSKFADALKPRVAVRVGLPGQVGVVEIQNMMMTVKGATAGAIMMEWNVHESGQGSAGLWDTHFRVGGAAGTDLTVKDCPKLSGKVNPNCVAASLMLHLTPDSSGYFENVWMWTADHDFDTADQTQVDIYVGRGMLIESQGPTWLWGTSVEHCILYQYQLSSAQNVVMGLIQTETPYFQSFPEAPAPFKPGAFPNDPEFHNCTKTSKSCAMAWALRIIDSSAVHVLSAGLYSFFNRYDQTCLNSGRHDCQDKIFYTEQSYDIWVQNLVTLGSIEMVSPLNGVPTLGKPNRNGFASSILAWLGGSKNITGQRTFEGYRIHTEKTLDIDRFPEACQNALTSLIRCDNYTEEWTTASYHGVLPREVDVESVCDKGCAQAISDWRSAVDTYCGNATWHNGAGAGVLGSFVSQGINETCQTDKTGKYCNDIINKFTVVNSIDKMPTNELCSDCYVGRLKMMQASPFSYYNRNSFFESALKQAVKRCSLSNQPTAAKDSPFPPEPSEPAFCLSEVTYTTKAGDTCDSLATKYSVSSAALFMGNPGIINCTNIVEGVNLCLPLQCNTFTLEKGDSCMSVAAVTGLDQGDIRSLNPWVHPLCNNLQDGTETLGRVICITPLGGKYEHDVNTTNSDPAYSEYADKAVSPPSGATLADKTIKDCGRWYTVQKGDTCAVVLVQYHISLPLFVQANPSVSEGTCTTDLVPGRTYCVGPTKGAFAAKPQPVPPFHRFGCFARAADTTNRSVLTLADAQHVKPMSIVACQSYCLQRGWTVWGIQNGDSCFCDNQLRMDSQIIDDSKCNMHCNGNTTNVCGGKDAIEVFGDQDMLRIQYESLGCYSWSKQAIRGTTGGDTIESSDEMSVDACASLCTVTKKSDFFALWEGNLCTCGREMTPGAKTTSMDECNVACSGQLGDICGGKGVAEVFTTKTKNVVAS
- a CDS encoding hypothetical protein (CAZy:GH16), whose product is MSSTAIRSSGSYIASTSHANSTEDLVRPSLAAQSSTESSLKKRFPQRPYFHSRRVKKGTVERPYLAVKDPRAIWITIIPAFGIAVGLLAIGLLTWSGYKSVDKHQYCTVFTDDFSNGFNSTIWNKQVEVGGYGNGEFSLTTDTDENVFVRDGQLIIKPTLQTDKYLSETTKINLTAHGTCSATTTQDCVQVANLTAGEIVAPVKSGRITTKNFGVIRYGRVEIVAKLAAGDWLLSQLMMFPAKDYYGAWPASGEIDIGMVRGNNYTYDNGRGNQQVSTQLHWGLDTSTDRWQSTSGARNTLRTTFHKDFHTFGLEWSDKYLFTWLDHRIAQVTYVKFNHPFYQHGGFHQALLNGSQISNPWTGPGTSNATPFDRPFYLIIALAVGGTSGWFPDDVDGKPWVNDANSPRTDFWKAKDKWYPTWEKHDGGEMAIKRVSMWQQCDRAATDLSHFTSS
- a CDS encoding hypothetical protein (EggNog:ENOG41), encoding MAAIMDPNLELYRSVLHLEPKDRRQRIQHLPREELIRVKTLVERERWTRRLEEAVAGRDLVELALTNPLEIEKNPPLQKALLGRACYPDDESNMVRRITKGLSKHGESLITSVAGFDGIPYPAITKDAWVLVYCDLFYVDGNNMTLDEVYRSRFQEDALQTRSEQAREVARRSEMKAARRNAKWLIPALEQLSDNELSQSEYDFSDTLHEIWKQVSHKPPNWVQHILNVQQPWRFTYYKTQEVEEMYGHTWKDTWVMVIDMPRLSWPSIHCQGRADELMALKTEDWATPPTYEGLNKEDAFRK